In Paenibacillus sp. BIC5C1, a genomic segment contains:
- a CDS encoding winged helix-turn-helix domain-containing protein yields MGVNFDPNKCKKLIEDNIDIEFFRAVLDPVRSELLIFLSANGEMTIGGIAEYFPQNRSVISRHLDFMSRFGIVQRRKDGREVYYKTNNNFIVDKFEQTANNMKALMNLK; encoded by the coding sequence ATGGGAGTAAATTTTGATCCAAATAAATGTAAAAAGCTGATAGAAGACAATATCGATATTGAGTTTTTTCGAGCAGTTCTTGATCCAGTGCGGAGTGAGTTGTTGATTTTTCTTTCTGCAAATGGTGAAATGACAATCGGTGGTATTGCAGAATATTTTCCGCAGAATCGTTCAGTTATTTCTCGGCATCTTGATTTCATGAGTCGTTTTGGTATCGTTCAAAGGAGAAAAGATGGACGAGAAGTTTATTACAAAACGAATAATAATTTCATTGTAGATAAATTTGAACAAACAGCTAACAATATGAAAGCACTCATGAATTTGAAATAA
- a CDS encoding MFS transporter codes for MTQSRRKWWVLATVSLTVFMAMLDITIVNVALPDIQQAFSSSFSNLQWVLNAYTLVYAAMLLPVSKLGDIIGRKKVFLLGLGIFMIGSLASGLANSDIWLNIFRGFQGIGGAAMMSLSLTIVTSSFPEKQRGLALGIWSSAVGLAIAGGPLVGGALVDAFGWRSIFLVNIPVAVVAIILGMFVIKESETNKNGRIDIWGLIFSTAMIFTMILALIQKSVNGDYAWTNWHILTLLGLSLILLIAFIITERKVEQPMIELSVFRNWTFNGANIAAFVLSAGLYGGFTYLTIIMQNYMGYSAFDTGAKMLLISGFTIVLGPIAGIISGKIGNRWLVSGALLIGAIGIFVMRYMIKAPFEWSYLMPGFILLGISNALVNPPITNAAMSSVNKEYVGMASGILNVFRQVGISFGVVMLGIKLTEGYNASLNTSIMNLANIPTEFRNQMLDVFHKAGAFGGSQVFDSKQAEAYKAMPAFDEMKSLVFNAFNSGMQNVTLLIGIFLIIGTFASAILIKNKKNTQNGN; via the coding sequence TTGACACAATCAAGAAGAAAATGGTGGGTTTTAGCCACGGTTAGTTTAACCGTATTTATGGCCATGTTAGACATTACAATTGTCAATGTTGCATTACCAGATATACAACAAGCTTTTTCATCGAGTTTTTCAAATCTACAATGGGTGCTGAATGCCTATACTTTAGTTTATGCTGCAATGTTATTGCCAGTTTCAAAATTAGGCGACATTATCGGACGTAAAAAAGTCTTTTTATTAGGATTGGGTATTTTTATGATTGGCTCTTTAGCCAGCGGATTAGCAAACAGTGATATTTGGTTAAACATCTTCCGTGGATTTCAAGGAATTGGTGGAGCGGCTATGATGTCATTATCATTAACGATAGTTACTTCTTCATTTCCTGAAAAACAAAGAGGACTTGCACTAGGTATTTGGAGTAGTGCCGTTGGGCTTGCTATTGCCGGTGGTCCTTTGGTCGGTGGAGCATTAGTCGATGCTTTTGGTTGGAGATCTATTTTTCTTGTTAACATTCCAGTTGCGGTTGTAGCAATTATATTAGGAATGTTTGTGATTAAAGAAAGTGAAACAAACAAAAATGGACGAATTGATATTTGGGGACTGATTTTCAGTACAGCGATGATTTTTACGATGATTTTAGCCTTAATTCAAAAGTCAGTGAATGGAGATTACGCATGGACTAATTGGCACATTTTAACTCTACTTGGATTATCACTTATTTTACTTATAGCTTTTATCATTACCGAAAGAAAAGTAGAACAGCCGATGATTGAATTATCTGTTTTTAGAAATTGGACATTTAATGGGGCTAATATCGCAGCTTTTGTATTAAGTGCTGGACTATACGGAGGATTTACCTATTTAACCATTATTATGCAAAATTACATGGGTTACTCGGCTTTTGATACAGGTGCAAAAATGTTACTCATTAGTGGTTTTACGATAGTTCTTGGTCCAATTGCCGGAATTATCTCGGGGAAAATTGGTAACCGTTGGTTAGTTAGTGGAGCACTATTGATCGGTGCAATCGGAATATTTGTTATGCGTTATATGATCAAAGCTCCGTTTGAGTGGAGCTATCTGATGCCTGGTTTTATTCTTTTAGGTATTAGCAATGCTCTAGTTAATCCACCTATTACTAATGCTGCTATGAGTTCAGTTAATAAAGAGTATGTAGGTATGGCTTCTGGTATTTTAAATGTTTTTAGACAAGTGGGTATCTCCTTTGGTGTTGTAATGCTTGGAATTAAATTAACGGAAGGTTATAACGCTTCATTGAACACAAGTATCATGAATTTAGCCAATATTCCTACCGAGTTTAGAAATCAAATGCTGGATGTTTTCCATAAAGCTGGAGCTTTTGGAGGTTCACAAGTTTTTGATAGCAAGCAAGCTGAAGCATATAAAGCTATGCCAGCTTTTGATGAAATGAAGTCACTCGTGTTTAATGCTTTTAATTCAGGTATGCAAAATGTAACACTATTGATTGGTATTTTCTTAATAATTGGTACATTCGCGAGTGCAATTTTGATTAAAAACAAAAAGAATACACAGAACGGGAATTAA
- a CDS encoding cobaltochelatase subunit CobN, whose product MNIVVLTTSHAAMKDLSQVYRNLEPALRSQLTLSVFNIEGTLSEEEWQSLEFGVARAGFIIHDPHGTPAPTLVRIHERCTEAEAEQVILGGSAEGIQDLFRLGALKYEDIAGVRLHGGPPGSHKEPGKSNDLRHYRTLLEYWRNAGASNLHHMLGYIVTHYGNEASWPSVEPPVVLEALSIYDPYKKQMYESLETYRAMTDTREELPTVAVLFMGHSYPLHTGDLIGGIIQEIRKFAHVLPIAMTSLVHVDSKKLRNFLMFGGTGGGKVNLLVNFIPFRLGAGPTGGKSEEILALLREVEAPMFHPFFLTRREKEEWEHSRQGLSPSEFLVQMMLPELDGSIEMLPVAALFARDYDEEMQLHIKELQLIEDRAQRLVNRVRRYLELQIKPPAEKRIAIIGYNYPPGEGHLFQASFLDTFESVSRILEVMKQHGYLTETYSGTELRERFIQEGIVNSGIWTDECESDSLLKYDSDDYVRNNEVFAKRREEYVHQWGEPPGDIMTTESGAFRIPGLISGNLFIGVQPSRGIHENPEAAYHDKSLLPHHQYLAFYQYIRDEFKADAILHVGTHGTLEFLEGKESGMSGDCLPDALIQDLPHVYAYYVGNPSEAMIAKRRTHATLIGYQSPPFTVSGLYGEYAELEALLHQYRAEEQLNPARVAEAWKLLQEQAAALFLDAEEPEEIEKELYRIGRSFIPEGLHVLGEGYGHEQAARHMKMILCHDRGSHASLQRLYAASLTWDYDNLLESQSIDKLQQLDKYVEDAVLFFIHNSEIPDPPHLPEKLRINWQETWNHGLAAYRSTKADAELKHLLKALDGKYIPVSLAGDCIRNPEVLPSGNNLVQFDPRAVPSRTAVISGLQIAENTLNLYHDAHQKFPETTALVMWGLETSRTQGETLGQILAYLGVRVKEREGSMHREFEIIPAQELGRPRLNVVVHICGFFRDMFPDLLVELHQLFRAVSELDEPAEQNVFKKRSEQLYKQLREAGAEHDEAWDLACARIFGPAEGEYGTSVAKLVETKQWEDESRLGEAFMHSLKHVYSANYRGREMYELYKANLAAVDIVSQIRSNHEHEIIDLDHYYEFFGGLAKSVEITKGETADIFISDTTREHVLTEELQHAVKRGVRTRMLNPKWIEGMLKHDYHGAQKVADRMENLLGLAATTNQVDSWIFSAVHQEYVADEHRSKQMRDNNRWAYHGMLETLLESHQRNYWNASEEELEMLRNRYLELEGDLEGN is encoded by the coding sequence ATGAATATCGTTGTTTTAACAACATCGCATGCAGCTATGAAAGACCTGTCACAGGTTTATAGGAATCTGGAGCCTGCTCTGCGCAGCCAATTAACGTTATCTGTATTTAATATTGAAGGAACGCTCTCGGAAGAGGAATGGCAATCGCTTGAATTCGGTGTGGCAAGGGCAGGGTTTATCATTCATGATCCTCATGGAACACCGGCTCCAACGCTTGTCCGTATTCATGAACGGTGTACCGAAGCAGAAGCCGAGCAGGTGATACTGGGTGGAAGTGCCGAAGGGATTCAGGATCTGTTTCGATTAGGAGCATTGAAGTATGAGGATATTGCGGGGGTTCGACTGCACGGAGGACCTCCGGGTTCCCATAAGGAGCCGGGCAAATCAAACGATTTGCGGCATTATCGTACGCTGCTTGAATATTGGAGGAATGCAGGGGCTAGCAATCTGCACCACATGCTGGGGTATATTGTAACGCATTACGGAAATGAAGCGAGCTGGCCGTCGGTTGAGCCGCCGGTGGTCCTGGAAGCCTTGAGCATTTATGACCCGTATAAGAAGCAGATGTATGAATCGCTGGAAACTTATCGGGCCATGACCGATACCCGGGAAGAACTGCCAACTGTAGCTGTTTTGTTCATGGGGCACAGTTATCCGCTCCATACGGGGGATCTCATCGGCGGAATCATTCAGGAGATTCGGAAATTCGCCCATGTATTGCCTATCGCCATGACTTCCTTGGTCCACGTGGATTCGAAAAAGTTGAGAAATTTCCTGATGTTTGGCGGCACCGGTGGAGGGAAAGTGAATCTGCTCGTCAATTTTATCCCGTTTCGGTTGGGTGCCGGCCCGACCGGCGGTAAAAGCGAAGAGATTCTGGCATTGCTGAGGGAAGTGGAGGCGCCGATGTTTCATCCGTTTTTCCTGACCAGAAGGGAAAAAGAGGAATGGGAACACTCCCGTCAGGGATTGTCTCCTTCGGAATTTCTTGTGCAAATGATGCTGCCTGAGCTGGATGGGAGCATTGAAATGCTTCCGGTTGCTGCATTATTCGCCCGGGACTATGATGAAGAAATGCAGCTTCATATCAAGGAGCTGCAGTTAATCGAAGATCGTGCACAGCGGCTTGTGAACCGAGTCCGGCGATATCTGGAACTTCAGATCAAACCGCCAGCCGAGAAGAGGATTGCCATCATTGGCTACAATTATCCACCGGGAGAGGGGCATCTGTTCCAGGCTTCCTTCCTGGATACCTTCGAATCCGTCTCGCGAATCCTGGAAGTGATGAAACAACATGGCTACTTAACGGAAACGTATTCCGGAACAGAGCTGCGAGAGCGATTTATCCAGGAGGGAATTGTGAATTCCGGGATCTGGACAGACGAATGCGAGTCTGACTCTTTACTGAAGTACGACAGCGATGACTACGTTCGGAATAACGAAGTGTTTGCCAAACGCCGGGAAGAGTACGTTCATCAGTGGGGAGAACCCCCTGGCGATATCATGACTACAGAGTCCGGTGCGTTCCGAATTCCGGGGCTGATAAGCGGCAATCTGTTTATCGGAGTGCAGCCCAGCCGCGGGATTCATGAGAATCCCGAAGCGGCCTATCATGATAAAAGCCTGCTTCCACATCATCAGTATCTCGCTTTCTATCAATACATTCGGGACGAATTCAAGGCCGATGCCATCCTGCATGTAGGAACTCATGGGACCCTTGAGTTTCTGGAGGGCAAAGAGAGCGGAATGTCCGGCGACTGCCTGCCGGATGCGTTGATTCAGGATCTTCCGCATGTTTATGCCTATTATGTCGGCAATCCGTCCGAAGCCATGATTGCCAAGCGAAGAACGCATGCAACTCTGATCGGATATCAATCACCGCCCTTCACGGTAAGTGGTTTATATGGCGAATACGCCGAACTTGAAGCGCTGCTGCATCAGTACCGGGCTGAGGAACAGCTGAATCCGGCACGAGTAGCCGAAGCTTGGAAATTGCTGCAGGAGCAAGCAGCTGCCTTGTTTCTTGACGCCGAGGAACCGGAAGAGATCGAGAAGGAGTTGTACCGCATCGGAAGATCCTTTATCCCCGAGGGTTTACATGTTTTAGGGGAAGGTTATGGGCATGAACAGGCTGCCAGGCATATGAAAATGATTCTCTGTCATGATCGCGGTTCACATGCTTCGCTCCAGAGATTGTATGCCGCCTCGCTGACTTGGGATTATGACAACCTGCTGGAAAGCCAGAGTATTGACAAGCTCCAACAGCTGGACAAGTATGTAGAGGACGCAGTCTTGTTTTTTATTCACAACAGCGAAATTCCCGACCCTCCGCATCTGCCGGAGAAACTGCGGATTAACTGGCAGGAAACATGGAATCATGGATTGGCTGCATACCGTTCAACCAAAGCTGATGCGGAGCTGAAGCATCTTCTCAAAGCGCTGGATGGAAAATATATTCCAGTTTCTCTGGCAGGCGACTGTATTCGCAATCCGGAGGTGCTGCCCTCGGGCAATAATCTGGTGCAGTTCGATCCCAGAGCTGTTCCGAGCCGTACGGCCGTGATAAGTGGGTTACAGATCGCGGAGAATACGCTAAATCTGTATCATGATGCCCATCAGAAATTTCCGGAAACGACCGCACTTGTCATGTGGGGACTGGAGACCTCGCGTACCCAGGGAGAAACGCTGGGACAGATTCTGGCTTATCTCGGAGTCAGAGTCAAGGAACGGGAAGGCTCCATGCACAGGGAGTTTGAAATTATTCCGGCACAAGAGCTTGGCAGACCCCGACTGAATGTGGTCGTACATATCTGCGGTTTCTTCCGGGATATGTTTCCGGATCTGCTGGTGGAGCTTCATCAACTGTTTAGAGCTGTCTCGGAACTCGATGAACCGGCAGAGCAGAACGTATTTAAAAAGCGTTCCGAGCAGTTGTATAAACAATTGCGCGAGGCCGGAGCTGAGCATGATGAGGCATGGGATTTGGCATGCGCACGTATTTTCGGTCCTGCGGAAGGAGAATACGGGACGTCTGTGGCCAAATTGGTGGAGACCAAACAATGGGAAGACGAAAGCCGTTTGGGAGAAGCTTTTATGCACAGCCTGAAACATGTGTACAGCGCGAATTATCGAGGCAGGGAGATGTATGAGCTGTACAAGGCCAATCTGGCGGCAGTGGATATCGTTTCGCAAATCCGGAGCAACCATGAGCACGAAATTATCGATCTGGATCATTATTACGAATTTTTTGGCGGTTTGGCCAAGTCAGTCGAGATCACCAAAGGGGAGACAGCGGATATATTCATTTCCGATACGACGCGCGAGCATGTTCTGACAGAAGAGCTGCAGCATGCAGTAAAGCGTGGGGTGCGAACGCGTATGCTCAATCCCAAATGGATCGAGGGAATGCTGAAGCATGATTATCATGGGGCACAGAAGGTGGCTGACCGAATGGAGAATCTGCTGGGTCTCGCCGCAACGACCAACCAGGTGGATTCCTGGATCTTTTCTGCCGTCCATCAGGAATATGTAGCAGATGAACATCGCAGCAAACAAATGCGGGACAATAACCGCTGGGCTTATCACGGCATGCTGGAAACCTTGCTTGAGAGCCATCAGCGGAATTATTGGAATGCTTCCGAGGAGGAGCTTGAAATGCTGCGGAATCGTTATCTGGAGCTTGAAGGGGATTTGGAAGGAAACTAA
- a CDS encoding MMPL family transporter has product MRTILKFRWLVLAVWLIATVGLMVTAPGMQDLVRTKGQINVPDGYSSTVARELEKAIGENDSSGASSGMPTVLVFHKDGGLSAEDLAEVKGGINKLKSDGESIGVLSVTTHFDTKGLAEQMVSKDGNTIIALVNVEAGDREISELRNGLYEAISNVKVEHYYTGNWLISEDVLQSSQDGLKKTEFITLGFILVILFVVFRSAIAPFVPLVAVGFTYLISQSIIAFLVEYFDFPLSNFTQIFLVAVLFGIGTDYCILLISRFKEELNHNGGDTTEAIVNTYRTAGKTVLFSGLAVLVGFSAIGFSTFMLYRSAVAVAVGVAILLIALFTIVPFFMALLGSKLFWPAKGSLEHKPSKLWGAVGKFSLKRPLWALIILAVIIVPFLTAYKGTISFNSLDEIGDKYDSVKAFNIISDSFGPGDSLPTTVIVKTDKPLDTPEGLATLEQVSRELANTQGVKAVRSATRPTGEVMEQFLVSDQVVSLEDGLGQSGEGLGKIGDGLSEASSALNENAPKLNEAVDGAGQLVVGTNKLKDGIVQLGDGLKRIQQGLKDGTVGASELSKGLKQAQVSAEQLAGASKQLQASYDKLGGGLGTLTGAYTAIASDQAKLASGLSGVEQGLSDLQESYPELQNDANYKQALSTLAQLQVGASSISGQLKQLNEQLAGISSGMTQANAGFLQAVEGQSSLAAGLGKLAAGLSELQKGIAQAATGQGQIVSQLPSVTQGFNELTDGQKELQAGFASLNAQLGGLTTGLDQSVDGLTEVKDGLASAGGYLNGLAGSPNKQMTGWYIPEEAIANEEFQTALDVYMSEDRQTAKFDVVFGSNPYSQETMAQIDGLEAAVNRAIQGSAYSGAQVASGGITSMNNDLSNISKADYSRTVILMLIGISIILIILFRSIVMPLYMIASLLITFYSSMAIAEVIFVRLLGQSGISWAVPFFGFVMLVALGIDYSIFLMDRFKEYRHLSPQEAILEAMKNMGTVIMSAAVILGGTFAAMLPSGVMSLLQIATIVLCGLFIYALLMLPLFIPVMVRTFGPANWWPFIGCRTNEEQETRALDGHQLKEQHVSHDSMH; this is encoded by the coding sequence ATGAGAACAATACTGAAGTTTAGATGGCTGGTACTTGCGGTTTGGCTGATTGCAACGGTGGGACTGATGGTTACCGCACCGGGGATGCAGGATCTGGTACGAACAAAGGGGCAGATTAATGTTCCAGATGGGTACTCCTCGACCGTAGCCCGCGAATTAGAAAAAGCCATTGGAGAGAACGACAGCTCTGGCGCCAGCAGCGGAATGCCAACTGTGCTTGTATTCCATAAGGATGGAGGGTTGTCAGCTGAAGACCTTGCAGAGGTGAAGGGCGGTATCAACAAGCTTAAGAGCGATGGGGAATCGATCGGCGTGTTGTCGGTCACGACCCACTTTGATACCAAAGGGCTGGCAGAGCAGATGGTATCAAAGGATGGCAACACCATCATTGCCCTCGTGAATGTCGAGGCCGGCGACCGTGAGATCTCTGAGCTTCGCAATGGCCTATACGAGGCGATCTCGAACGTAAAAGTGGAGCATTATTATACGGGTAACTGGCTGATTTCCGAGGACGTTCTCCAAAGCTCGCAAGATGGACTTAAGAAAACAGAATTCATTACACTTGGTTTTATTCTAGTTATTTTGTTCGTAGTATTCCGTTCGGCCATCGCACCGTTCGTGCCGCTTGTAGCGGTAGGATTTACTTATTTAATTTCGCAGTCCATTATTGCTTTTCTGGTCGAATACTTCGACTTCCCGTTGTCTAATTTTACGCAGATCTTTTTGGTCGCCGTTTTGTTCGGTATAGGAACCGATTATTGCATTCTGCTCATCAGCCGCTTCAAGGAAGAGCTTAACCATAATGGCGGTGATACGACGGAAGCGATCGTCAATACGTACCGTACAGCAGGAAAAACCGTATTGTTTTCTGGATTAGCTGTATTGGTCGGTTTTTCGGCTATTGGCTTCTCTACGTTTATGCTTTATCGTTCGGCGGTTGCCGTTGCGGTCGGCGTAGCTATTTTGCTCATCGCATTATTTACGATTGTACCGTTCTTTATGGCGCTGCTCGGAAGCAAGCTGTTTTGGCCGGCAAAAGGTTCTTTGGAGCATAAGCCAAGCAAGTTATGGGGAGCGGTCGGCAAATTTTCCTTGAAACGTCCATTATGGGCGCTCATTATATTAGCTGTCATTATTGTCCCGTTCTTAACAGCCTATAAAGGCACGATCTCTTTTAATTCGTTAGACGAGATTGGCGATAAATACGATTCGGTTAAAGCTTTCAACATCATATCAGACAGCTTCGGCCCTGGGGATTCACTGCCGACAACTGTAATTGTCAAAACCGATAAGCCGCTGGATACACCTGAGGGGCTTGCTACGTTGGAGCAAGTAAGCCGAGAACTGGCAAATACGCAAGGCGTAAAAGCCGTGCGCAGCGCTACTCGCCCTACAGGCGAGGTTATGGAGCAATTTCTTGTCTCCGATCAAGTGGTGTCTTTGGAGGATGGCCTTGGCCAAAGCGGCGAAGGCTTAGGTAAAATTGGGGATGGGCTGTCAGAAGCAAGCAGCGCCTTGAATGAAAATGCACCAAAATTAAATGAGGCAGTAGATGGCGCCGGGCAGCTAGTTGTAGGTACCAATAAGCTGAAGGATGGCATTGTGCAGCTTGGTGATGGCTTAAAACGAATCCAGCAAGGCTTGAAGGACGGCACGGTTGGTGCGAGCGAGCTTAGCAAGGGCCTGAAGCAAGCGCAGGTTAGTGCCGAGCAGTTGGCTGGCGCAAGCAAGCAGCTGCAGGCCAGCTATGATAAGCTGGGCGGAGGTCTTGGAACATTGACAGGTGCTTACACTGCCATTGCATCGGACCAAGCGAAGCTTGCGAGTGGTTTGTCAGGGGTCGAGCAAGGGCTCTCAGATCTTCAAGAGAGCTACCCAGAGCTGCAAAATGATGCAAACTACAAACAAGCGCTAAGCACACTGGCTCAACTGCAAGTGGGAGCTTCAAGCATTAGCGGCCAATTGAAACAGCTGAACGAGCAGCTTGCCGGCATTTCATCTGGCATGACGCAGGCCAATGCAGGCTTCTTACAGGCAGTAGAAGGACAGTCGTCACTGGCTGCGGGTCTTGGCAAGCTGGCAGCTGGACTGTCCGAGCTGCAAAAAGGGATTGCGCAGGCCGCTACAGGCCAAGGACAAATCGTCTCTCAGCTACCAAGCGTAACACAAGGATTTAACGAGCTAACCGATGGCCAGAAAGAGTTGCAAGCGGGCTTTGCTTCACTTAATGCTCAGCTTGGCGGGCTTACAACCGGCCTTGATCAGAGTGTAGATGGTTTGACTGAGGTAAAAGATGGGCTCGCTTCGGCAGGAGGCTACCTGAATGGCCTTGCCGGATCGCCGAATAAACAAATGACGGGCTGGTACATCCCGGAAGAAGCCATTGCGAACGAGGAATTCCAAACGGCGCTTGATGTGTATATGTCGGAGGATCGTCAAACAGCTAAGTTCGATGTCGTATTTGGCAGCAACCCCTACTCCCAAGAAACAATGGCGCAAATTGACGGTCTTGAAGCGGCTGTAAATCGCGCAATTCAAGGCTCTGCATATAGCGGCGCTCAGGTGGCGAGTGGCGGTATAACGAGCATGAACAACGATTTGAGCAACATATCGAAAGCAGATTATTCGCGTACAGTTATTTTGATGTTGATCGGAATATCGATCATTTTGATCATTTTGTTCCGGTCGATCGTCATGCCATTGTATATGATAGCCTCACTGCTGATTACCTTTTATTCCTCGATGGCGATTGCAGAGGTCATATTTGTACGGCTGTTAGGCCAATCGGGCATCAGCTGGGCGGTTCCTTTCTTCGGCTTCGTCATGCTGGTAGCACTCGGCATCGATTATAGTATCTTCCTGATGGATCGGTTCAAGGAGTACCGCCATCTCTCGCCGCAGGAAGCTATTCTTGAAGCGATGAAAAACATGGGAACAGTCATTATGTCTGCAGCGGTTATTCTGGGCGGTACGTTTGCGGCGATGCTCCCTTCTGGCGTAATGTCACTCCTGCAAATTGCAACAATTGTGCTTTGTGGACTGTTTATATACGCTTTGCTCATGCTACCGCTATTCATTCCCGTTATGGTCCGTACGTTCGGGCCAGCAAACTGGTGGCCTTTCATCGGCTGCAGGACGAATGAGGAGCAAGAGACTCGTGCACTCGACGGGCATCAGCTGAAGGAGCAGCATGTCTCACATGATTCCATGCACTAA
- a CDS encoding immunity 53 family protein codes for MMNTLKWLQNWYLENCNGDWEHSYGVKIDTVDNPGWSVKIDLTDTYLEDVPFESIEEERTEEDWFYCIVRDGGFHGAGGASNLEEILIYFKNWASSIERQ; via the coding sequence ATGATGAACACATTAAAATGGCTCCAGAACTGGTATCTTGAAAACTGTAATGGTGATTGGGAGCATTCATACGGTGTGAAAATTGATACTGTAGATAATCCCGGTTGGTCTGTCAAAATCGACTTGACAGATACTTATTTAGAAGACGTACCCTTTGAGTCAATTGAAGAAGAGAGAACTGAAGAAGATTGGTTTTATTGTATTGTGAGAGATGGAGGGTTTCACGGTGCAGGCGGAGCATCGAATCTAGAAGAGATACTCATTTACTTTAAAAATTGGGCTTCAAGCATAGAAAGACAATAA